The following proteins are co-located in the Citrobacter freundii ATCC 8090 = MTCC 1658 = NBRC 12681 genome:
- the mfd gene encoding transcription-repair coupling factor, which produces MPEQHRYTLPAKAGDQRQLGELTGAACATLVAEIAEHHAGPVVLIAPDMQNALRLHDEIRQFTDQMVMNLADWETLPYDSFSPHQEIISSRLSTLYQLPAMQRGVLIVPVNTLMQRVCPHSYLHGHALVMKKGQRLSRDALREQLDSAGYRHVDQVMEHGEYATRGALLDLFPMGSELPYRLDFFDDEIDSLRLFDTDTQRTLEEVDAINLLPAHEFPTDKTAIELFRSQWRDTFEVKRDAEHIYQQVSKGTLPAGIEYWQPLFFSEPLPPLFSYFPANTLLVNTGDIETSAERFQADTLSRFENRGVDPMRPLLPPESLWLRVDELFSELKRWPRVQLKTESLANKAANTNLGFQKLPDIAVQAQQKSPLDALRKFLEGFTGPVIFSVESEGRREALGELLARIKVAPKRILRLDEAVDNGRYLMIGAAEHGFIDSNRNLALICESDLLGERVARRRQDSRRTINPDTLIRNLAELHPGQPVVHLEHGVGRYAGMTTLEAGGITGEYLMLTYANDAKLYVPVSSLHLISRYAGGAEENAPLHKLGGDAWSRARQKAAEKVRDVAAELLDIYAQRAAKEGFAFKHDREQYQLFCDSFPFETTPDQAQAINAVLSDMCQPLAMDRLVCGDVGFGKTEVAMRAAFLAVENHKQVAVLVPTTLLAQQHFDNFRDRFANWPVRIEMLSRFRSAKEQAQILEQVAEGKIDILIGTHKLLQADVKLKDLGLLIVDEEHRFGVRHKERIKAMRADVDILTLTATPIPRTLNMAMSGMRDLSIIATPPARRLAVKTFVREYDSLVVREAILREVLRGGQVYYLFNDVENIQKTANRLAELVPEARIGIGHGQMRERELERVMNDFHHQRFNVLVCTTIIETGIDIPTANTIIIERADHFGLAQLHQLRGRVGRSHHQAYAWLLTPHPKAMTTDAQKRLEAIASLEDLGAGFALATHDLEIRGAGELLGEDQSGSMESIGFSLYMELLENAVDALKEGREPSLEDLTSQQTEVELRMPSLLPDNYIPDVNTRLSFYKRIASAKGENELEEIKVELIDRFGLLPDPARTLLDIARLRQQAQKLGIRKLEGHDKGGTIEFAEKNHVNPVWLIGLLQKQPQHFRLDGPTRLKFMQDLGERKTRIDWVRQFMRQLEENAVA; this is translated from the coding sequence ATGCCTGAACAACATCGTTACACGCTCCCAGCGAAAGCTGGCGATCAGCGCCAGTTGGGTGAGCTTACCGGTGCCGCCTGCGCAACGCTGGTCGCCGAAATCGCCGAACATCACGCCGGTCCAGTGGTGCTGATCGCGCCGGACATGCAAAATGCTTTGCGCCTGCATGATGAAATTCGTCAGTTTACCGACCAGATGGTGATGAACCTGGCCGACTGGGAAACGCTGCCCTATGACAGTTTTTCTCCCCATCAGGAGATTATCTCTTCGCGTCTCTCTACGCTGTATCAACTGCCTGCCATGCAGCGAGGCGTGCTGATCGTTCCGGTAAATACCCTGATGCAGCGTGTCTGTCCGCACAGCTATCTGCACGGGCATGCGCTGGTCATGAAAAAAGGTCAGCGGCTTTCGCGCGACGCCCTGCGCGAACAGCTGGATAGCGCTGGCTATCGCCATGTTGATCAGGTCATGGAACACGGCGAATACGCCACGCGCGGCGCGTTGTTGGATCTGTTCCCGATGGGCAGCGAGTTGCCTTATCGTCTGGATTTCTTTGATGACGAAATCGACAGCCTGCGTCTGTTTGATACCGACACCCAGCGCACGCTGGAAGAAGTCGATGCCATTAATTTGCTTCCCGCGCACGAATTCCCGACTGACAAAACGGCCATCGAGCTATTCCGTAGTCAGTGGCGCGATACCTTTGAGGTTAAACGCGACGCCGAACATATTTATCAGCAGGTCAGCAAAGGCACGTTACCTGCGGGTATTGAATACTGGCAACCGCTGTTTTTCAGCGAGCCGCTGCCGCCGCTGTTCAGCTACTTCCCTGCCAATACGTTATTGGTCAATACCGGTGATATCGAGACCAGCGCAGAACGCTTCCAGGCCGATACCCTGTCACGCTTTGAAAATCGCGGTGTTGATCCAATGCGCCCGCTTCTGCCGCCGGAATCGCTGTGGCTGCGGGTTGATGAGCTGTTTTCTGAACTTAAACGCTGGCCGCGCGTTCAACTGAAAACCGAGAGTCTGGCGAACAAAGCTGCGAATACCAACCTCGGGTTCCAGAAGCTGCCGGACATCGCCGTGCAGGCACAGCAAAAATCACCGTTAGATGCGTTACGTAAATTCCTTGAGGGCTTTACCGGCCCGGTGATTTTCTCGGTCGAAAGTGAAGGCCGACGTGAAGCGCTTGGCGAGTTGCTCGCTCGTATCAAAGTGGCACCGAAGCGGATATTGCGACTCGATGAAGCCGTAGATAACGGTCGTTATCTGATGATTGGCGCAGCTGAGCACGGCTTCATCGATAGCAACCGCAATCTGGCACTGATTTGTGAAAGCGATCTGCTTGGGGAACGCGTGGCGCGTCGCCGCCAGGATTCGCGTCGCACCATCAACCCGGATACATTAATTCGTAACCTTGCAGAGCTGCATCCCGGTCAGCCGGTAGTGCATCTGGAACACGGCGTGGGTCGCTATGCCGGGATGACCACGCTGGAAGCGGGCGGTATCACCGGTGAATATCTGATGCTCACCTATGCCAACGATGCCAAACTGTACGTGCCGGTGTCGTCACTGCATCTGATCAGCCGCTATGCAGGCGGTGCAGAAGAGAATGCACCGCTGCATAAACTGGGCGGCGATGCCTGGTCACGCGCCCGACAGAAAGCCGCTGAGAAGGTGCGCGATGTCGCGGCAGAGCTGCTGGATATTTATGCCCAGCGCGCGGCGAAAGAAGGCTTTGCCTTTAAGCATGACCGTGAACAGTATCAGCTGTTTTGCGACAGCTTCCCGTTTGAAACCACGCCTGACCAGGCGCAGGCGATCAACGCTGTACTCAGCGATATGTGCCAACCTCTGGCCATGGACCGCCTGGTGTGCGGTGACGTCGGTTTTGGTAAAACCGAAGTCGCGATGCGCGCCGCTTTCCTTGCCGTAGAGAACCACAAACAGGTTGCCGTGCTGGTTCCGACTACCCTGCTCGCACAGCAGCACTTCGACAACTTCCGCGATCGTTTTGCCAACTGGCCGGTACGCATTGAGATGTTGTCCCGTTTCCGTAGCGCCAAAGAGCAAGCGCAGATTCTGGAACAGGTTGCCGAGGGGAAAATTGATATTCTCATCGGTACGCACAAACTGCTGCAAGCGGATGTGAAGCTAAAAGATCTGGGTCTGCTAATTGTCGATGAAGAGCACCGTTTCGGCGTTCGCCACAAAGAACGCATTAAGGCGATGCGCGCGGATGTCGATATTCTGACCCTGACGGCAACGCCTATTCCGCGTACGCTCAATATGGCGATGAGCGGCATGCGCGATCTGTCGATCATCGCCACGCCGCCCGCTCGTCGTCTGGCGGTCAAAACCTTCGTGCGCGAATACGACAGCCTGGTGGTACGCGAGGCGATCCTGCGTGAAGTTCTGCGCGGGGGACAAGTTTATTATCTGTTTAACGACGTCGAAAATATCCAGAAAACCGCTAACAGATTAGCGGAACTGGTGCCGGAAGCGCGTATTGGCATCGGCCACGGGCAAATGCGCGAGCGCGAGCTGGAACGCGTGATGAACGATTTCCACCATCAGCGTTTTAACGTGCTGGTGTGTACCACCATTATCGAAACCGGGATCGACATTCCGACCGCCAACACCATTATCATCGAACGTGCCGATCACTTTGGTTTAGCGCAATTGCACCAGCTACGCGGTCGTGTGGGACGCTCACACCATCAGGCGTACGCCTGGCTGCTGACGCCGCATCCAAAAGCAATGACCACCGACGCGCAAAAGCGTCTGGAAGCCATCGCTTCGCTGGAAGATTTGGGTGCAGGATTTGCGCTGGCGACCCACGACCTTGAAATTCGCGGCGCCGGGGAACTGCTGGGTGAAGATCAAAGTGGTTCCATGGAAAGCATCGGCTTCTCGTTGTATATGGAGCTGCTGGAAAATGCTGTCGATGCGCTCAAGGAGGGACGCGAACCGTCACTGGAAGATCTCACCAGCCAGCAAACCGAAGTTGAATTGCGTATGCCGTCTCTGCTGCCGGATAACTATATACCGGATGTTAACACCCGACTATCGTTCTACAAGCGCATTGCCAGCGCGAAAGGCGAAAACGAACTGGAAGAGATTAAGGTCGAGCTGATAGATCGTTTTGGCCTGCTGCCCGACCCGGCCCGTACGTTGCTGGATATCGCTCGTTTACGCCAGCAGGCGCAGAAACTGGGGATCAGAAAGCTCGAAGGTCATGACAAAGGCGGTACCATCGAATTTGCCGAGAAAAACCACGTCAACCCGGTCTGGCTGATTGGTTTACTGCAAAAACAACCGCAACACTTCCGTCTGGACGGCCCAACCCGACTGAAATTTATGCAGGATCTGGGCGAGCGTAAAACGCGGATCGACTGGGTCCGCCAGTTTATGCGTCAGCTTGAAGAAAACGCCGTAGCATAG
- the cobB gene encoding Sir2 family NAD+-dependent deacetylase, which produces MLSRRGHRLSRFRKNKRHLRDRLRQRIFFRDRVVPELMEKPRVLVLTGAGISAESGIRTFRAADGLWEEHRVEDVATPEGFSRNPELVQSFYNARRHQLQQPEIQPNAAHIALAKLEAELGDRFLLVTQNIDNLHERAGSQNVIHMHGELLKVRCSQSGQILEWKDDVTPEDKCHCCQFPAPLRPHVVWFGEMPLGMDEIYMALAMADVFIAIGTSGHVYPAAGFVHEARLHGAHTVELNLEPSQVGSEFEEKYYGPASQVVPEFVEKLLKGL; this is translated from the coding sequence ATGCTGTCGCGTCGGGGTCATCGGTTAAGCCGCTTTCGTAAAAATAAACGCCATTTGCGCGATCGCCTGCGTCAACGAATCTTTTTCAGAGACAGAGTGGTGCCGGAATTGATGGAAAAACCAAGAGTGCTGGTACTGACGGGAGCGGGAATCTCCGCTGAGTCAGGAATTCGAACCTTCCGCGCGGCGGATGGTCTCTGGGAAGAACATCGGGTTGAGGACGTTGCGACTCCGGAAGGATTTAGTCGAAACCCGGAACTGGTTCAGTCGTTTTATAACGCCCGTCGCCATCAATTGCAACAGCCAGAAATCCAGCCCAACGCGGCGCATATCGCACTGGCAAAACTCGAAGCCGAACTGGGCGACCGTTTTTTACTGGTGACGCAGAACATTGATAACCTGCATGAGCGTGCGGGCAGCCAGAACGTTATCCATATGCACGGCGAACTGCTCAAGGTTCGCTGCTCGCAAAGCGGGCAGATTCTGGAATGGAAGGACGATGTGACCCCGGAAGATAAATGTCACTGCTGTCAATTTCCGGCACCGCTGCGACCACACGTGGTGTGGTTTGGTGAAATGCCGCTGGGCATGGATGAAATTTACATGGCGCTGGCAATGGCGGATGTATTCATTGCGATTGGCACATCGGGACATGTTTATCCGGCTGCGGGTTTTGTGCATGAGGCGCGACTGCATGGGGCACATACGGTAGAACTAAATCTCGAACCGAGCCAGGTTGGCAGCGAGTTTGAAGAGAAGTATTACGGTCCGGCAAGCCAGGTGGTGCCAGAGTTTGTTGAGAAGTTATTGAAAGGTCTGTGA
- the nagK gene encoding N-acetylglucosamine kinase — translation MYYGFDIGGTKIALGVFDKQRRLQWETRVPTPRDSYDAFLDAVCNLVTEADQRFGIKGSVGIGIPGMPETEDGTLYAANVPAASGKPLRADLSARLDRDVRLDNDANCFALSEAWDDEFTQYPLVMGLILGTGVGGGLVLNGKSITGRSYITGEFGHIRLPVDALTLMGFDFPLRRCGCGQLGCIESYLSGGGFAWLYQHYYHQPLDAREIIALWEQGDEHARAHVERYLDLLAVCLGNILTIVDPDLVVIGGGLSNFTAITTQLTDRLPRHLLPVARVPRIEQARHGDAGGMRGAAFLHLTD, via the coding sequence ATGTATTACGGATTTGACATCGGCGGGACCAAAATTGCGCTGGGCGTGTTTGATAAGCAACGTCGTCTGCAATGGGAAACTCGCGTCCCTACACCTCGCGACAGCTACGACGCTTTCCTTGATGCGGTCTGCAATCTGGTGACGGAAGCTGACCAGCGTTTTGGTATCAAAGGTTCGGTCGGTATCGGGATTCCTGGCATGCCGGAAACGGAAGACGGCACGTTGTACGCGGCCAACGTTCCTGCCGCTAGTGGCAAACCGCTCCGCGCAGATCTTAGCGCTCGCCTTGACCGCGATGTTCGTCTGGATAACGATGCGAACTGTTTTGCTCTCTCCGAAGCCTGGGATGACGAGTTTACCCAATATCCGCTGGTGATGGGGTTGATCCTCGGTACGGGCGTTGGCGGCGGCCTGGTGCTTAACGGGAAATCCATCACCGGACGCAGCTATATCACCGGCGAGTTTGGTCATATTCGTTTGCCGGTTGATGCGCTGACGCTGATGGGCTTTGATTTCCCGCTGCGCCGCTGCGGATGCGGCCAACTGGGATGCATCGAAAGCTATCTTTCCGGCGGTGGATTTGCGTGGTTGTATCAGCATTACTACCATCAACCGCTGGATGCCCGTGAAATTATCGCGTTGTGGGAGCAGGGCGATGAACATGCGCGTGCACACGTAGAACGCTATCTGGATTTGCTGGCGGTGTGTCTTGGGAATATCCTGACTATCGTCGATCCTGATTTGGTGGTGATTGGCGGAGGCTTATCGAATTTTACCGCTATTACGACGCAACTGACGGACCGACTGCCACGTCATCTGTTGCCGGTTGCCCGGGTACCGCGTATTGAGCAGGCACGGCACGGTGATGCCGGCGGGATGCGCGGGGCTGCTTTCCTACATCTTACCGATTAA
- the potD gene encoding spermidine/putrescine ABC transporter substrate-binding protein PotD, whose protein sequence is MKKWSRHLLAAGALALGMSAAHANDNNTLYFYNWTEYVPPGLLEQFTKETGIKVIYSTYESNETMYAKLKTYKDGAYDLVVPSTYYVDKMRKEGMIQKIDKSTLTNFHNLDPEMLNKPFDPNNDYSIPYIWGATAIGVNSDAIDPKTVTSWADLWKPEYKGSLLLTDDAREVFQMALRKLGYSGNTTDPKEIEAAYNELKKLMPNVAAFNSDNPANPYMEGEVNLGMVWNGSAYVARQAGTPLEVVWPKEGGIFWMDSLSIPANAKNKEGALKLINFLLRPDVAKEVAETIGYPTPNLAARKLLSPEVANDKTLYPDAETINKGEWQNDVGSASAIYEEYYQKLKAGR, encoded by the coding sequence ATGAAAAAATGGTCACGCCACCTGCTCGCGGCGGGTGCTCTGGCACTGGGCATGAGCGCCGCTCACGCGAATGACAACAACACGCTCTATTTCTATAACTGGACCGAGTATGTCCCGCCAGGACTGCTGGAACAGTTCACCAAAGAGACCGGCATTAAGGTTATCTATTCGACCTACGAGTCGAACGAAACCATGTACGCCAAGCTCAAAACCTATAAAGACGGCGCATATGATCTGGTGGTTCCGTCCACCTATTACGTCGATAAAATGCGTAAAGAAGGCATGATCCAGAAGATCGACAAGTCGACGTTGACCAACTTCCACAACCTCGATCCGGAAATGCTCAACAAGCCGTTTGACCCGAACAATGACTACTCCATCCCGTATATCTGGGGTGCGACGGCCATTGGCGTAAACAGCGATGCTATCGATCCGAAAACCGTCACCAGTTGGGCCGATCTATGGAAACCGGAGTACAAAGGCAGTCTGCTGTTAACGGATGATGCGCGTGAAGTGTTCCAGATGGCGCTGCGCAAGCTGGGATACTCCGGCAATACTACCGACCCGAAAGAGATTGAAGCCGCCTATAACGAGCTGAAGAAGCTGATGCCTAACGTCGCGGCGTTTAACTCTGACAACCCGGCCAACCCGTATATGGAAGGTGAAGTCAATCTGGGGATGGTATGGAACGGCTCCGCGTATGTTGCGCGTCAGGCAGGTACACCGCTGGAAGTGGTATGGCCTAAAGAAGGTGGCATTTTCTGGATGGATAGCCTGTCTATTCCGGCTAACGCGAAAAACAAAGAAGGTGCGCTGAAGCTGATTAACTTCCTGCTGCGCCCGGACGTGGCGAAAGAAGTTGCGGAAACTATTGGTTATCCGACGCCAAACCTGGCAGCACGTAAGCTGTTAAGCCCTGAAGTCGCAAATGATAAAACCCTGTACCCTGACGCAGAAACCATCAACAAAGGGGAATGGCAGAACGACGTCGGTTCCGCCAGCGCTATCTATGAAGAGTATTATCAGAAGCTGAAAGCAGGACGCTAA
- a CDS encoding acyltransferase family protein — protein MNKKEPWINQIKGLCICLVVIYHSVITFYPHLTTFQHPLSELLSKCWIYLNLYLAPFRMPVFFFISGYLIRRYIDSVPWTTCVDKRIWSIAWVLILWGVVQWLALVTLNNWLAPQRDLSHAANAAYAGSIADFTHGMLTASTSLWYLYALIVYFVLCKIFSRWAVPLLALFVALSVTINFVPTPWWGMNSVIRNLPWYSLGAWFGATLMVWIKEVPLRRHALIVLVSAIAAIVAWLANVSLLLSLLSIVLIMKLFYQFELRFGMRESGPLSVIGANTIAIYTTHRILVELFSLTLIPNINHAAWPAYAELALLLVYPFACLLLCTLFGLLVRKISQKTVADLLFSPPSLSVVSR, from the coding sequence ATGAATAAAAAAGAACCATGGATTAATCAAATCAAAGGGTTATGTATCTGCCTGGTGGTGATTTACCACTCGGTAATCACATTTTACCCGCACCTCACTACTTTTCAGCATCCGCTTTCAGAGCTGCTGAGCAAATGCTGGATTTACCTCAATTTGTACCTGGCGCCGTTTCGCATGCCGGTCTTTTTCTTTATTTCGGGATATCTGATCCGTCGCTACATTGATAGCGTCCCGTGGACCACCTGCGTGGATAAACGGATCTGGAGTATTGCCTGGGTGCTGATACTCTGGGGTGTGGTGCAATGGCTGGCGTTAGTGACGCTCAATAACTGGCTGGCCCCACAGCGCGATCTGAGCCATGCTGCCAACGCCGCTTATGCTGGTTCGATCGCAGATTTTACCCACGGGATGCTGACCGCCAGTACCAGCTTGTGGTATCTGTACGCGCTGATTGTCTATTTTGTTCTGTGTAAAATTTTCAGCCGTTGGGCAGTGCCGCTGTTGGCGTTATTTGTGGCGCTGAGCGTGACGATCAACTTTGTCCCGACGCCGTGGTGGGGAATGAACAGCGTGATTCGCAATCTGCCCTGGTACAGCCTCGGTGCATGGTTTGGCGCAACGCTGATGGTATGGATTAAGGAGGTGCCCCTGCGCCGCCATGCGCTCATTGTTCTGGTTAGCGCAATCGCCGCCATCGTCGCGTGGCTGGCAAATGTCTCACTATTACTTTCTCTTCTTTCCATTGTGCTGATCATGAAGCTGTTTTATCAATTTGAGCTGCGCTTTGGTATGCGCGAGTCCGGCCCGTTAAGCGTGATTGGTGCCAATACCATCGCCATCTACACCACCCACCGAATTCTGGTTGAGCTATTCAGCCTAACGCTAATCCCCAACATTAATCATGCCGCCTGGCCTGCATATGCAGAGCTGGCCCTGCTGCTGGTGTATCCATTCGCCTGCCTGCTGCTGTGCACCTTGTTTGGCCTGTTGGTGCGTAAAATTTCACAAAAAACAGTGGCCGACCTGCTTTTTTCCCCGCCTTCATTATCGGTCGTTTCGCGCTAA
- the lolD gene encoding lipoprotein-releasing ABC transporter ATP-binding protein LolD: MNKILLQCDNLCKRYQEGTVQTDVLHDVSFSVGEGEMMAIVGSSGSGKSTLLHLLGGLDTPTSGDVIFSGQPMSKLSSAAKAELRNQKLGFIYQFHHLLPDFTALENVAMPLLIGKKKPAEITERARDMLKAVGLDHRASHRPSELSGGERQRVAIARALVNNPRLVLADEPTGNLDARNADSIFELLGELNRSQGTAFLVVTHDLQLAKRMSRQLEMRDGRLTAELSLMGAE, from the coding sequence ATGAATAAGATCCTGTTGCAATGCGACAACCTGTGCAAACGCTATCAGGAAGGCACTGTGCAGACCGATGTCCTGCACGATGTCAGTTTTAGCGTCGGCGAAGGTGAGATGATGGCGATTGTCGGCAGCTCTGGCTCCGGCAAGAGTACGCTGCTGCATCTGTTAGGCGGGTTGGATACCCCGACTTCCGGCGACGTCATTTTTAGCGGTCAGCCAATGAGCAAGCTCTCGTCGGCGGCGAAAGCGGAACTGCGTAATCAGAAGCTGGGCTTTATTTACCAGTTCCACCATTTACTGCCGGACTTTACCGCGCTGGAAAACGTAGCGATGCCGCTGCTGATAGGCAAGAAAAAACCGGCTGAAATAACCGAGCGTGCACGGGATATGCTGAAAGCCGTAGGACTGGATCATCGTGCCAGTCATCGCCCGTCTGAACTGTCTGGCGGCGAACGCCAGCGTGTGGCCATCGCTCGTGCGCTGGTGAATAACCCGCGTCTGGTCCTGGCGGATGAGCCAACGGGTAACCTGGATGCGCGTAACGCGGATAGCATTTTCGAGCTTCTGGGCGAGCTGAACCGCTCTCAGGGCACGGCATTTCTGGTGGTGACGCACGATCTGCAACTGGCGAAGCGGATGAGCCGCCAGCTTGAAATGCGCGATGGTCGCCTGACGGCTGAACTGAGCCTGATGGGAGCTGAGTAA
- the lolE gene encoding lipoprotein-releasing ABC transporter permease subunit LolE has product MASPLSLLIGLRFSRGRRRGGMVSLISVISTVGIALGVAVLIVGLSAMNGFERELNNRILAVVPHGEIEAVNQPWNNWQEALDKVQKVPGIVAAAPYINFTGLVESGANLRAVQVKGVDPKQEQRLSALPSFVQNHAWDNFKAGEQQIIIGKGIADALKVKQGDWVSIMIPNASADHKLQQPKRVRLHVTGILQLSGQLDHSFAMIPMEDAQQYLDMGTSVSGIALKVNDVFNANKLVRDAGEVTNNYVYIKSWIGTYGYMYRDIQMIRAIMYLAMVLVIGVACFNIVSTLVMAVKDKSGDIAVLRTLGAKDGLIRAIFVWYGLLAGLFGSLIGVVIGVVVSLQLTPIINGIEALIGHQFLSGDIYFIDFLPSELHWLDVIYVLVTALVLSLLASWYPARRASNIDPARVLSGQ; this is encoded by the coding sequence ATGGCTTCGCCTTTATCGTTATTGATTGGTCTGCGCTTTAGCCGTGGTCGGCGGCGCGGCGGTATGGTTTCGCTGATATCTGTGATTTCCACCGTTGGCATCGCGTTGGGTGTGGCGGTGTTGATCGTTGGTTTAAGTGCCATGAACGGATTTGAGCGTGAGCTGAACAACCGTATTCTGGCCGTAGTCCCACACGGAGAGATTGAAGCCGTAAATCAGCCGTGGAATAACTGGCAGGAAGCGCTCGACAAAGTACAAAAAGTGCCGGGTATTGTCGCCGCGGCGCCTTATATCAACTTTACCGGACTGGTAGAGAGCGGGGCGAACTTACGCGCGGTGCAGGTGAAGGGCGTTGACCCGAAACAGGAACAGCGTTTAAGCGCACTGCCATCCTTCGTGCAAAACCACGCCTGGGATAATTTTAAAGCCGGTGAACAACAAATCATCATTGGTAAGGGGATTGCCGATGCGCTGAAGGTGAAGCAGGGCGACTGGGTGTCGATTATGATCCCTAACGCCAGCGCGGATCATAAATTACAGCAGCCTAAACGCGTGCGTTTGCACGTAACGGGAATTCTGCAGCTGAGCGGTCAGCTCGATCACAGCTTTGCCATGATCCCAATGGAAGATGCGCAGCAATATCTGGATATGGGAACCAGCGTTTCCGGGATTGCGCTGAAGGTTAACGACGTGTTTAACGCCAATAAGCTGGTGCGGGACGCGGGTGAAGTCACCAATAACTATGTTTATATTAAGAGCTGGATCGGTACTTACGGCTATATGTATCGCGATATCCAGATGATTCGCGCCATTATGTATCTGGCGATGGTGCTGGTGATTGGTGTGGCCTGCTTTAATATCGTTTCCACGTTAGTGATGGCGGTAAAAGACAAAAGCGGCGATATTGCGGTATTAAGAACCCTCGGGGCGAAAGATGGGTTGATCCGTGCCATTTTTGTCTGGTACGGCCTGCTGGCGGGTCTGTTCGGTAGCCTGATAGGCGTCGTCATCGGGGTGGTTGTCTCGTTGCAACTGACGCCGATCATCAACGGAATCGAGGCGCTTATCGGTCATCAGTTCCTGTCCGGCGATATCTATTTCATTGACTTCCTGCCATCGGAATTACACTGGCTGGATGTGATTTACGTGCTGGTGACAGCACTCGTGCTGAGTCTTTTGGCAAGTTGGTATCCGGCGCGTCGCGCCAGCAATATTGATCCTGCGAGAGTACTTAGCGGCCAATAA
- the lolC gene encoding lipoprotein-releasing ABC transporter permease subunit LolC produces the protein MYQPVALFIGLRYMRGRAADRFGRFVSWLSTIGITLGVMALVTVLSVMNGFERELQNNILGLMPQAVLSSEQGSLNPQQLPEKAVVLNGVNRVAPITTGDVVLQSARSVAVGVMLGIDPAQKDPLTPYLVNVKQTDLQPGKYNVILGEQLAGQLGVNRGDQIRVMVPSASQFTPMGRLPSQRLFTVIGTFAANSEVDGYQMLTNIQDASRLMRYPVGNITGWRLWLNEPLKVDTLSQQTLPQGTKWQDWRERKGELFQAVRMEKNMMGLLLSLIVAVAAFNIITSLGLMVMEKQGEVAILQTQGLTPRQIMMVFMVQGASAGIIGALLGAVLGALLASQLNNLMPIIGVLLDGAALPVAIEPLQVIVIALVAMAIALLSTLYPSWRAAATQPAEALRYE, from the coding sequence ATGTACCAACCTGTCGCTCTATTCATCGGCCTGCGTTATATGCGTGGGCGTGCAGCAGATCGCTTCGGTCGCTTCGTTTCCTGGCTCTCCACCATTGGCATTACCCTCGGGGTGATGGCGCTGGTCACGGTGTTGTCGGTGATGAACGGTTTTGAGCGCGAGCTGCAAAACAATATTCTTGGCCTGATGCCTCAGGCCGTCCTCTCGTCTGAACAGGGTTCCCTCAACCCGCAACAACTGCCGGAAAAAGCGGTGGTGTTGAACGGCGTCAACCGAGTTGCACCCATAACTACGGGAGATGTGGTGCTGCAAAGCGCGCGTAGCGTGGCGGTCGGCGTGATGCTCGGTATCGATCCGGCGCAAAAAGATCCGTTAACGCCGTATCTGGTCAATGTGAAGCAAACAGATCTGCAACCGGGTAAGTATAATGTCATCCTCGGCGAGCAGCTTGCCGGGCAGTTGGGCGTGAACCGTGGCGATCAAATTCGCGTGATGGTGCCTTCGGCCAGCCAGTTTACGCCGATGGGACGTTTGCCGAGCCAGCGTCTGTTTACGGTGATTGGCACCTTCGCCGCCAACAGCGAAGTAGACGGCTACCAGATGCTAACCAACATTCAGGATGCTTCCCGCCTGATGCGCTATCCGGTGGGCAATATTACCGGCTGGCGTCTGTGGCTGAACGAACCGTTAAAAGTTGATACGCTGAGCCAGCAAACGCTGCCGCAGGGCACCAAATGGCAGGACTGGCGCGAGCGCAAAGGGGAACTGTTCCAGGCCGTGCGCATGGAGAAGAACATGATGGGGCTACTGCTTAGCCTGATCGTGGCTGTGGCGGCTTTTAATATTATTACCTCGCTGGGTCTGATGGTAATGGAGAAGCAAGGGGAAGTGGCGATTCTACAAACGCAGGGGCTAACGCCGCGGCAGATAATGATGGTGTTTATGGTTCAGGGGGCCAGTGCCGGGATTATCGGCGCGCTGCTTGGCGCGGTGCTGGGCGCATTGCTCGCCAGCCAACTGAACAATTTGATGCCAATTATTGGTGTGCTGCTGGATGGTGCGGCGCTGCCGGTCGCTATTGAGCCGCTGCAGGTTATCGTCATTGCGCTGGTGGCGATGGCCATCGCGTTGCTGTCTACGCTTTATCCTTCCTGGCGCGCTGCCGCCACTCAACCCGCTGAGGCTTTACGTTATGAATAA